From the genome of Planctomycetia bacterium, one region includes:
- a CDS encoding pre-peptidase C-terminal domain-containing protein, translating to MGLSIFLELPSTPTPLLAQPEAPSYVECRLDSIFPNGGRRGTRVTVEFKGTGAGLTSPRDIVIDGAPGLTVKGIKSVNGNTLEAVLDIAADAPLGRRWLRVLNEHSGLTNFAYFVVGNLPEQIEIEPNPDTEKSQSVVMPTVINGRINPTADLDVFRFHGKAGQRFVAAIAAHALDVHGQSKNYGIADFDLALIDARGRTLAVADDVLGFDPLIEHTLPTDGDYFVRVQLLNYGGYPEAIYRLTLGETPYIVGAFPAGYRRGTKSEIELLGSNVPPNTKLSPPVSPATSGPLQFVTLQQAETSGLDVPLVVGDLPESLEVEPNDERSQSALVAWPSTINGRFQRSGDVDWYRVRLEAGRKITLEIYAQRFIRSPVDTLLQIYDASGKPLGENDDDVFEPGYESYHDFKTTDSKFTFTAVNAGEYFIKVTEQSGLNGLRAIYRLSIDEARPDFRLSHFPDAVPIWGPGSSACVLVRIDRSGGCDDDIELSVVDLPSGWSTKSAVSLGNKGTRPYDPYQLKVFLSLTAPADAAPGTCVPFRIVGRAKRSDGTAIERQSIPLTLFYSSDTGFFRASPTSRAAVAKSPGVWLETAVRELSIAQGESELIAVKVCGAQDLKTMPIVVNLASAGVACGLSTPQNIPVVKGMVEVPLKIAREMHPGTYGITIAQTWRSDIRIGMPGPCTPLIRLTVLPAK from the coding sequence GTGGGCTTATCGATCTTTCTCGAACTGCCGAGTACGCCGACACCGCTCCTTGCGCAGCCCGAGGCGCCGTCGTATGTAGAGTGTCGCCTGGATTCCATCTTTCCTAACGGCGGCCGACGAGGCACGAGGGTAACCGTCGAATTCAAGGGGACCGGGGCAGGCTTGACATCGCCGCGCGATATCGTCATCGATGGCGCACCGGGCCTCACCGTCAAAGGAATCAAGTCGGTCAACGGTAACACGCTGGAAGCTGTGCTCGACATCGCCGCCGACGCGCCGCTCGGGCGACGCTGGCTGCGAGTCCTTAACGAACATAGCGGGCTCACGAACTTCGCCTACTTCGTCGTCGGAAACTTGCCCGAGCAGATCGAGATCGAACCAAACCCGGACACGGAGAAGTCGCAATCGGTCGTGATGCCGACGGTCATCAACGGCAGGATCAACCCGACCGCCGATCTCGACGTGTTTCGGTTCCACGGCAAAGCGGGGCAACGATTCGTCGCGGCGATTGCGGCTCACGCGTTGGACGTTCACGGTCAGAGTAAGAACTACGGCATCGCCGATTTCGACCTCGCACTGATCGATGCACGAGGCCGTACGCTCGCGGTGGCCGACGATGTACTCGGCTTCGATCCGCTGATCGAGCATACGCTGCCCACCGACGGCGACTATTTCGTGCGCGTGCAGCTCTTGAACTACGGCGGCTATCCTGAGGCGATCTATCGTCTTACGCTCGGCGAAACGCCGTACATCGTCGGTGCGTTCCCGGCCGGTTATCGGCGCGGCACCAAGTCCGAAATCGAACTGCTCGGTTCTAATGTCCCGCCGAATACGAAGCTATCGCCGCCGGTTTCGCCGGCGACCTCTGGCCCATTGCAGTTCGTCACCCTCCAGCAAGCCGAGACTTCAGGGCTCGATGTTCCGCTCGTCGTCGGCGACTTGCCGGAATCGCTCGAAGTCGAGCCTAACGACGAGCGTTCGCAATCGGCGTTGGTCGCTTGGCCGAGCACGATCAACGGTCGTTTCCAACGATCGGGTGATGTCGATTGGTATCGCGTGCGGCTTGAAGCCGGCAGGAAGATCACGCTGGAGATCTATGCGCAGCGGTTCATTCGCTCCCCTGTCGACACGCTGCTGCAGATTTACGATGCGAGCGGAAAGCCGCTCGGTGAAAATGACGACGACGTGTTCGAGCCCGGCTACGAGTCGTATCACGACTTTAAGACGACCGATAGCAAGTTCACTTTTACGGCGGTGAATGCCGGTGAATACTTCATCAAGGTGACGGAGCAATCCGGTTTGAACGGCCTGCGCGCGATCTACCGATTGTCGATCGACGAAGCGCGTCCCGACTTTCGATTGTCGCACTTTCCCGATGCGGTGCCGATCTGGGGTCCCGGGTCTTCCGCTTGTGTATTAGTTCGTATCGATCGCAGCGGCGGCTGTGACGACGACATCGAACTCTCCGTCGTCGATCTTCCCAGCGGCTGGTCGACGAAGTCGGCCGTGTCGCTCGGCAATAAAGGGACGCGACCTTACGACCCATATCAACTCAAAGTCTTCCTTTCGCTCACCGCGCCGGCCGATGCGGCGCCCGGCACTTGTGTGCCGTTTCGGATCGTAGGACGGGCCAAGCGTTCCGACGGCACCGCGATCGAGCGACAGTCGATTCCGCTCACGCTTTTCTATTCGAGCGACACCGGTTTTTTCCGCGCGAGCCCGACGTCGCGTGCCGCCGTTGCCAAATCGCCAGGCGTGTGGCTGGAAACCGCGGTCCGTGAGCTTTCGATCGCTCAGGGAGAAAGCGAACTGATCGCCGTCAAGGTCTGCGGCGCACAAGATCTGAAAACAATGCCTATCGTCGTCAACCTCGCGAGCGCCGGCGTGGCCTGTGGCTTGTCGACGCCACAAAATATTCCGGTCGTGAAGGGCATGGTCGAGGTGCCGCTTAAAATTGCGCGTGAGATGCATCCCGGCACCTACGGAATCACTATCGCACAGACTTGGCGCAGCGACATTCGCATCGGCATGCCCGGTCCCTGCACACCTCTCATCCGGTTGACGGTCCTACCGGCTAAATAA
- a CDS encoding VWA domain-containing protein: MPPRFTIDWFPLLPLDAIALVALVLSALVAWGSWILARKQVPRRSIVVLAVLRAAAVLLFVACLLQPVVSYFGSHTQEPELIVLVDASASMGQVDSPNGGTRLQVATAAIKNSKLLDELGRKFDVKLFTFDHRAYPLDSVEMSAPSAAGATTDYAASFAAAGDLLAAESDGGSPADSPRRVLLVSDGLDHGDENFAAAAERAGAIVDVLPVGQARSSGPDAVGIADVQAPSRVLLASETKFVATLRRSDDGAAQYVVTLFEDDQEQSQQEVEFAAESRERQVTIAHRPTETGLKHYEFELRAKNQPAGAAAAEVERYGVDVQVIDDKVEVLILEDRWRWEFKYLKRVLEDDPSFNLTALLARGSGAFLQMGEPEAKADLGAFPQNRAEIDRFDCIVLGDVRPTRWPAGLSGALADAVIEDGKSLIMVAGPSLGELAQIAELQSLLPVELSVDSAAPVEGPLEVRLTPDGAASGLFADGGRVGTAAMPSVDRIYAPLRKKPAASVLVEAASKANTSGPLILVAEQTVGRGRVLFIGTDALWKWQTLPAADEDGRTPYEKLWQQALRAFTPHRTSGMPLRLVTARSRYEAGERVVLHAQIPAGDGDQNKLEATVVLPDKRRLPLSLEPDPSTAGMATATFDAVAPGRYRITATTTAAGRPVAQASTAVVVVASGGEADDRGVDHAALAKIAARTGGQVVDLADARSWPTPGERPVSVVEERRSINLWDDFVLLTLLCLVLGADWLLRLLRGYV, from the coding sequence ATGCCGCCACGATTCACCATCGACTGGTTTCCGCTGCTCCCTCTCGACGCGATCGCGCTAGTGGCGCTGGTGTTATCGGCGCTCGTTGCTTGGGGCTCGTGGATTCTCGCGCGGAAGCAAGTGCCGCGACGCTCGATCGTCGTCCTCGCGGTGTTGCGAGCGGCAGCGGTGTTGCTGTTTGTCGCTTGCTTGCTGCAACCGGTCGTTTCGTATTTCGGTAGCCATACGCAAGAACCGGAACTCATCGTGCTCGTCGATGCTTCGGCGAGCATGGGGCAAGTCGATTCACCGAACGGAGGGACGCGTCTGCAGGTTGCGACCGCGGCGATCAAGAACTCGAAACTGCTCGACGAGCTCGGGCGCAAGTTCGACGTGAAGCTATTCACGTTCGATCACCGCGCCTATCCACTCGATTCGGTCGAGATGAGTGCGCCTTCGGCAGCAGGAGCGACGACCGACTATGCCGCGAGTTTCGCCGCGGCCGGCGATCTACTGGCCGCCGAAAGCGACGGCGGCTCGCCCGCCGATTCGCCGCGGCGCGTGTTACTCGTTAGCGACGGGCTCGACCACGGCGACGAAAACTTCGCCGCGGCGGCCGAGCGAGCCGGTGCGATCGTCGACGTGTTGCCCGTCGGTCAAGCGAGGTCCTCGGGACCCGATGCGGTGGGAATCGCCGACGTGCAGGCGCCGTCGCGCGTGTTGCTCGCTTCCGAAACGAAGTTTGTCGCCACGCTCCGCCGCAGCGACGACGGGGCGGCTCAATATGTCGTGACGCTTTTCGAAGACGATCAAGAACAGAGTCAACAGGAAGTCGAGTTCGCCGCCGAAAGCCGCGAGCGTCAGGTGACGATCGCCCATCGCCCAACGGAAACCGGCCTAAAGCATTACGAGTTCGAGCTGCGCGCCAAAAATCAGCCGGCCGGCGCGGCTGCGGCCGAGGTCGAACGTTACGGTGTCGACGTCCAGGTGATCGACGACAAGGTCGAAGTGTTGATCTTGGAAGATCGTTGGCGTTGGGAGTTTAAGTATCTGAAGCGAGTTCTTGAAGACGATCCGAGCTTCAACCTCACGGCATTGCTCGCGCGCGGCTCCGGTGCGTTCTTGCAGATGGGTGAGCCCGAGGCGAAGGCCGATCTCGGCGCGTTTCCGCAGAATCGTGCCGAGATAGATCGATTCGATTGCATCGTCCTAGGAGACGTACGACCGACGCGCTGGCCCGCCGGCTTGAGCGGGGCGCTGGCCGACGCGGTAATCGAAGACGGGAAATCGCTGATCATGGTCGCGGGCCCGTCGCTCGGCGAGTTGGCGCAAATCGCCGAACTGCAATCTCTACTCCCCGTTGAACTCTCGGTCGATTCGGCCGCGCCGGTCGAAGGGCCGCTGGAAGTCCGGCTTACGCCGGACGGAGCAGCGAGCGGGCTCTTTGCCGACGGCGGCCGCGTAGGCACCGCCGCGATGCCTTCGGTCGATCGAATCTACGCCCCGTTGCGGAAGAAGCCCGCCGCGTCGGTGCTCGTCGAGGCGGCGAGCAAGGCCAACACGTCGGGCCCGCTGATCCTGGTGGCCGAGCAAACCGTCGGGCGAGGCCGGGTGTTGTTCATCGGCACCGATGCGCTTTGGAAGTGGCAAACATTACCTGCAGCCGATGAAGATGGCCGCACGCCGTACGAGAAGCTGTGGCAACAGGCGCTGCGCGCCTTCACGCCGCACCGCACATCGGGCATGCCGCTTCGGCTCGTTACGGCTCGAAGTCGCTATGAAGCCGGCGAACGGGTGGTCTTGCATGCTCAAATTCCGGCCGGCGACGGAGACCAAAACAAGCTCGAAGCGACGGTCGTGTTGCCGGACAAACGTCGTCTGCCGCTGTCGTTAGAACCCGATCCATCGACAGCCGGCATGGCAACGGCAACGTTCGACGCCGTTGCACCTGGCCGGTATCGCATTACGGCGACCACGACCGCCGCAGGCCGGCCGGTTGCTCAAGCGTCGACTGCCGTGGTGGTCGTGGCAAGCGGCGGCGAAGCCGATGATCGAGGCGTCGATCATGCGGCGCTGGCGAAGATCGCTGCGCGGACCGGCGGACAAGTCGTCGACCTCGCCGATGCGCGCAGTTGGCCGACGCCGGGAGAGAGGCCCGTCTCCGTAGTCGAAGAACGCCGCAGCATCAATCTCTGGGACGATTTCGTACTTCTGACGTTGCTCTGCCTCGTCCTCGGCGCCGACTGGCTGCTGCGTCTCCTGCGCGGCTACGTTTAA